The following nucleotide sequence is from Posidoniimonas corsicana.
AACCGATGAAATTCTCTGACTTCATCAGCAAGGACGCGATCCGTCCCCGCCTGGAGGCGACCGACAAAGAGTCCGTGATCCGCGAGATGGCCACCGCCCTGATGGAGGCCGGCGAGATCGCCGAGGAAAACTTTGACAGCATCGTTCAGGCGATCATGAAACGCGAGGAGCTCGGCAGCACCGGCATCGGCCGGGGCGTCGCGGTCCCGCACACCAAGCACCCCACGGTCAACAAGCTGTGCGGCGCAGTGGCGGTGAGCGAGAACGGCGTCGAGTTCGAGAGCCTGGACGGCGAGAAGGTCCACCTGCTGTTCCTGCTGGTGTCGCCGCCGGACCGCCCGGGCGACCACCTGCGGGCGCTGGAGAACATCTCGCGTCAGCTGCGGGACGACTCCTTCTGCCGGTTCCTGAAGCAGAGCTCCACCGCGGAAGACATCTGGCAGCTGCTGGAAGAAGCGGACAACAACCAGTTCGGTAACTAGCCGCACCCGTCCGCGGCGCCGACACGCCCTGGCGATGGCATTGCGATGGCCGACGTGCAACAAACACAAGACGTCCTGGTGAAGAACCCGCACGGGTTGCACATCCGCCCGGCTAGCATCGTCGCCACCGAGGCCATGCGGTACGAGTCGCAGATCACGCTTGAGTTAGAGGGATACAAGGTAGACGCCAAGGCGGCCCTGCAGATCATGACGCTGGGCGCCAGAGAAGGCTCGACGATCACTGTCGCGGCGAGCGGGGCCGACGCCCAGCAGGCCGTGCAGAAGATCGCCGAGCTGATCGGCGGCTACTACGAGAACGACGACCACGACCAATCAGCGACGCAGGATCAGGCGGGCTGAGCGGCATTCCAAGCGGCGGCGGCGGGCCCTGCCCGCAGCGACCGCCGGGCGCCGCACGCCCCCGGGCCGAGCGCCGGCTGGGTCGGTGGTCGAAAGCTGGCCCGCCCCCGGCGGGCGAGGCGGCCTTGACGACGCGGCCACCGCCCGCCGCCAAGGCCGATCACTAACACAGACACAACAGCACACCCACAGCCCGGCAGCGCAGGCGACCGCCGCGCAGGCCGGGGCCCGGGAGCGGCCCGACGCGCCGTCCGCCCGTCGCACACGGCGACCGGCCGCGCGCCAAACCCCGGGGGTCGAGGGCGGCGCGGCCGCCCTGGCGCGGGGCCACGCCCCCGACGCCGCGGCCCGGCGGGTTGTGCCCGAAAGGGCGCTATGAAACGCCTACAGGGAATCGCCGTCTCGCCTGGCGTCGCCATCGGCGAGGCGATCGTTCTGGACAACGAGGGGTTCCGCATCCCTCGGAGGTTCCTTGCGCGCAACGTGGTCCAGCACGAGCTCGTGCGGCTGCACGAGGCGATCGCCCGCGTCACGTCCGACATCCAGGAGAGCCGCCAGCGGGTCTCCGAGCAGCTGGGCGACGACTACGCCGCGATCTTCTCCGCCCACGTGCAGATGCTCAACGACCCCCGGCTCCGCGAGGAGCTGGAGGAGATGATCCGCGACCGGCACTACTCGCCCGAGTACGCCGTGAGCCGCGCCCTGCGGCGGTACGCCAAGGTGTTCCAGTCGCTGGCCGGCGACTACATGGCCGAGCGGGCGAACGACGTCTTCGACATCGAGAAACGCCTGCTCCGCCGCCTGCTGGGCGAACGCCGCGAGGACCTGGGCAAGATCACCAGCGAGGTGCTGGTGCTGGCCCGCAACCTCACGCCCAGCGAGACCGCCCACATGAACCCGCGGTTCGTCCGCGGGTTCGCCACCGAGGTGGGCGGGCCCGGCAGCCACACCGCGATCGTCGCCGAGGGCCTCGGCATCCCGGCGGTGGTCGGCGTGGGTTCGTTCCTGTCGGACGTGTCCGGCGGCGAGACCATCGTCATCGACGGCGACGAGGGGCTCATCATCCTGCAGCCGGACGAGGAGACCCTCGCCCGCTACCGCCACGAGGTCGACCACCAGCGGGACATGGCCGTCCGACTGGCGAGCCTCAAGGACCTGCCCGCCGAGACCACCGACGGCGTGCAGGTGCAGCTGCTGGGCAACATCGAGTTCCCCAGCGAGGTGCAGCACTGCCTGGACCGCGGCGTCAGCGGCATCGGGCTGTACCGCACCGAGTTCCTGTACCTGGCCAACAACGGCGAGCCCACCGAGGACGAGCACCTGGCGGCCTACAAGTCGGTCGCCGAGCAGATGGCCGGGTTCCCGGTCGTGATGCGCACGCTCGACCTGGGCGCCGACAAGCTGCCCACCCTGCCCGAACCGGAGGACGAGCGGAACCCGTTCCTCGGCCTGCGGAGCATCCGCCTGGCGCTGAAGCACGTGGACATGTTCCGCACGCAGCTGCGGGCGATCCTGCGGGCGAGCGTGACCGGCAACATCCGCATCATGTTCCCGCTGATCAGCACGCTGATTGAGCTGCGGCGGGCCAAGATGGTGCTGGCCGACGCGATGGAGGACCTAGAGGAAGAGGGCCTGTCGTTCGACCGCGACATCAAGGTCGGGATGATGGTGGAGGTGCCCTCGGCCGTGGTGATGATGGACCACTTCTGCGACGAGGTGGACTTCTTCAGCATCGGCACCAACGACCTGGTGCAGTACACGCTGGCCGTGGACCGCAGCAACAAGGACGTGGCCGGCCTGTACACCAGCGCCGACCCGGCGGTGATCAAGCTCATCAAGATGTCGATCGACTGCGCCAACGAGCACGGCAAGCCGATCAGCATGTGCGGCCAGATGAGCGGCAACCCCCTGTACACCATGCTGCTGCTGGGCCTGGGCCTGCGTAGCCTGAGCACCACGCCCGCGGCGGCGCCCGAGCTCAAGCGGCTGTGCCGCAGCGTGTCGATCCCCGAATGCGAGGCGGTCGCCGAGCGGGTGCTCCGGATGGAGAGCTCCCGCGACGTCAAGGCGCTGCTCCGCGAGGAGCTGCTGAAGCGACTCCCCGAACACATCGAGTAATCACGGCGGCCGGCGCCCGGCCGACGGCCCCCGCGGCCGCCCGGACCCGCCGCCCAACCAACACCAACCAACTCACACCGGACTTCTCATGAAACAAGAAATGCTGATCAACGTCGCGCAGCCGGAAGAGTGCCGGATCGCGATCGTTGAGGACGGCGTGCTCGAGGAACTCTACGTCGAGCGCAGCAGCCAGGACAACTACGTCGGCAACATCTACAAGGGCAAGATCGTCAACCTGGAGCCGAGCATCCAGGCGGCCTTCGTCGACTTCGGCGTCGGCCGCAACGGCTTCCTCCACATCTCGGACGTCGAGGCCCAGTACTTCCGCCAGGGCGGCTACGACCCCAGCCTGCCCATCGAGCCCGACGGCAGCCAGCGCGGCCGCGGCCGCAAAGAAGAAGAAGCCGACGCCAGCGACGACGATGACCTCGACATCGACGAGAGCGGCGAGACCACGGTCGCCACCAAGAAGGCCAGCCGCCAGCGCCGCGTGCGCCCGGGCGTGCGTCCCCGCGTGAAGCCGCCCATCCAGGAGATCTTCCAACGCGGCGACGAGGTCGTGGTGCAGGTCATCAAGGAGGGCATCGGCACCAAGGGACCCACGCTGTCGACCTACATCAGCATCCCCGGCCGGTACCTGGTGCTGATGCCGGCGCTGGGCCGGATCGGCGTGAGCCGCAAGATCGAGGACGACGACGACCGCCGCCGCCTGCGCGACATCCTGCGCGAGCTCGCCCCGCCCAAGGGCCTGGGCTTCATCGTCCGCACGGCGGGCACCGACCGCACCAAGAAGGACCTCTCCCGCGACCTGGCCTACCTGGTCCGGCTGTGGAAGCTGATCGTCAAGCGGATCAAAAACTCCGAGGGCCCGTGCGACATCTACGAAGAGTCCGACATCGTCATCCGCACGATCCGCGACATCTTCACCAGCGAGATCGACGCCATCCACATCGACGAGCCGCAGGCGTTTGAGCGCGCGCGGGACTTCCTGCAGATCGTGATGCCGCGGTACGTCAACCGCCTGCAGCTGTACGAGGGCAAGGAGCCGCTGTTCAACCGCTACAAGCTGGACGAGGAGATCGCGCTGATCAACCAGCGCAAAGTGCCGCTGCGGGGCGGCGGGTCGCTGGTGATCGACCAGACCGAGGCCCTCGTGGCGATCGACGTCAACAGCGGCAACTTCCGTCAGGAGGGCAACCCAGAAGAGGCCGCCTGCCAGCTCAATCAGAACGCGGCCAAGGAGATCGCCCGCCAGCTGCGGCTCCGCGACCTGGGCGGCGTGGTGGTGAACGACTTCATCGACATGCGCAAGGAGAAGCACCGCCGCCAGGTCGAGCGGACCCTCCGCGACGCGGTGAAGCGGGACCGCGCCCGCACCAAGATCCTCCGCACCAGCCCGTTCGGGCTGATCGAGATGACGCGCCAACGGATCCGCCCCAGCCTGAAGCGGAGCGTCTACAAGGAGTGCCCCAGCTGCGTCGGCAGCGGCCTGGTGAAGAGCGCCGAGAGCATGTCGATCGAGGTGGTCCGCAAGCTGATCATGGCGTCCCAGCTGGAGAGCGTGGCGACTATCGCCGTGACGGTCGAGGAGGAGGTCGCCACCTACCTCAACAACCGCAAACGCCGCGAGCTCGCCCGCATCGAGGACGACGGCCAGGTGGAGATCGTCATCCAGGGCCGCGAGGGCCTGGGCGCCGAGCACCTGGAGATCGCCTGCACCGACGCCGCCGGCCGCGACATCCGCTTCGACGCGCGGTAGCGGACGCTGGCCCGGTTGCTCGATCGCCCTGCGCGGACGCTAACCCGATCGGCGTGCGTCCCGCGGCGGGTGGTCGCGCCGCGCCGCGAGCCACTCGACGGCCGCCTGCTCGTCATCGAACATCGCGACCTGGAACCCGGCGTTCGCCATCACGAGTTCCAGGAAGTCGAACGAGCGGTCCTCGGGGTCCTTGACCAACGCGAAGTCGCCCGAGCGAGGCACCTTGATGTCGTCCGCGCGGCGGTAGGCGAAGTTGTACTTCTCGACGTCCGAGGAGACGCTCCGCGTGCCCCGCACGTCGATCAGGAACGACCAAACGCCGCGCTCGGCGCCGACCTGCACAAGCCGCGTCGAAAACTCGATCGCAAACGGTTGAGTGATCGGCACAGCCGCCACTCGGACGAACGCGTAGGAACCGTCCTCCGCAACGCCCACCTCGTACTTGTCCTGCATAGCCTCCACCAGCCGCGCAAATCCCAGCGCGGAATCAAACCAGTTGGCGTCCTTCCCGCCGTCGAAGGTCTGTTCATAACGGCGTCGACGGCGAACGCCAAGAGATCGGAAAACCGCCCCCGTCGGAATCTCCCAGGCGCACCTATCAGGTGTACTTACGGTCAAGCCACGGGTGCTCGGAGCAACGTGCGTTGAACACGCGCCCGCGGTCGCGTCCTCGGATTCCCGAGAGCACGCCGACGACCTACGCAC
It contains:
- a CDS encoding PTS sugar transporter subunit IIA; the encoded protein is MKFSDFISKDAIRPRLEATDKESVIREMATALMEAGEIAEENFDSIVQAIMKREELGSTGIGRGVAVPHTKHPTVNKLCGAVAVSENGVEFESLDGEKVHLLFLLVSPPDRPGDHLRALENISRQLRDDSFCRFLKQSSTAEDIWQLLEEADNNQFGN
- a CDS encoding HPr family phosphocarrier protein, whose translation is MADVQQTQDVLVKNPHGLHIRPASIVATEAMRYESQITLELEGYKVDAKAALQIMTLGAREGSTITVAASGADAQQAVQKIAELIGGYYENDDHDQSATQDQAG
- the ptsP gene encoding phosphoenolpyruvate--protein phosphotransferase, which produces MKRLQGIAVSPGVAIGEAIVLDNEGFRIPRRFLARNVVQHELVRLHEAIARVTSDIQESRQRVSEQLGDDYAAIFSAHVQMLNDPRLREELEEMIRDRHYSPEYAVSRALRRYAKVFQSLAGDYMAERANDVFDIEKRLLRRLLGERREDLGKITSEVLVLARNLTPSETAHMNPRFVRGFATEVGGPGSHTAIVAEGLGIPAVVGVGSFLSDVSGGETIVIDGDEGLIILQPDEETLARYRHEVDHQRDMAVRLASLKDLPAETTDGVQVQLLGNIEFPSEVQHCLDRGVSGIGLYRTEFLYLANNGEPTEDEHLAAYKSVAEQMAGFPVVMRTLDLGADKLPTLPEPEDERNPFLGLRSIRLALKHVDMFRTQLRAILRASVTGNIRIMFPLISTLIELRRAKMVLADAMEDLEEEGLSFDRDIKVGMMVEVPSAVVMMDHFCDEVDFFSIGTNDLVQYTLAVDRSNKDVAGLYTSADPAVIKLIKMSIDCANEHGKPISMCGQMSGNPLYTMLLLGLGLRSLSTTPAAAPELKRLCRSVSIPECEAVAERVLRMESSRDVKALLREELLKRLPEHIE
- a CDS encoding Rne/Rng family ribonuclease encodes the protein MKQEMLINVAQPEECRIAIVEDGVLEELYVERSSQDNYVGNIYKGKIVNLEPSIQAAFVDFGVGRNGFLHISDVEAQYFRQGGYDPSLPIEPDGSQRGRGRKEEEADASDDDDLDIDESGETTVATKKASRQRRVRPGVRPRVKPPIQEIFQRGDEVVVQVIKEGIGTKGPTLSTYISIPGRYLVLMPALGRIGVSRKIEDDDDRRRLRDILRELAPPKGLGFIVRTAGTDRTKKDLSRDLAYLVRLWKLIVKRIKNSEGPCDIYEESDIVIRTIRDIFTSEIDAIHIDEPQAFERARDFLQIVMPRYVNRLQLYEGKEPLFNRYKLDEEIALINQRKVPLRGGGSLVIDQTEALVAIDVNSGNFRQEGNPEEAACQLNQNAAKEIARQLRLRDLGGVVVNDFIDMRKEKHRRQVERTLRDAVKRDRARTKILRTSPFGLIEMTRQRIRPSLKRSVYKECPSCVGSGLVKSAESMSIEVVRKLIMASQLESVATIAVTVEEEVATYLNNRKRRELARIEDDGQVEIVIQGREGLGAEHLEIACTDAAGRDIRFDAR